A single region of the Microtus ochrogaster isolate Prairie Vole_2 chromosome 2, MicOch1.0, whole genome shotgun sequence genome encodes:
- the LOC101997588 gene encoding olfactory receptor 2B11-like produces MTIINNSHPEAFILLGFADHPWLELPLFIILLVTYPLAMLGNIAIILVSILDPHLHSPMYFFLTNLSFLDMCYTTSIVPQMLTNLGGSTKTISYMRCVVQLYFFHTVGGTECVLLALMSFDRYVAICKPLHYTLIMNQRTCLLLVSTVRLTGITYAVSEVTMTLKLPLCGHNKLDHLLCEIPVLIKTACGEKETNELALSVVCIFFLAVPLCLILASYACIGHSVLKIKSSEGRKKAFGTCSSHLIVVLLFYGPGISMYLQPPSSITKDQPKFMALFYGVLL; encoded by the coding sequence ATGACAATCATCAATAACAGTCACCCAGAAGCATTCATTCTGCTTGGCTTTGCAGACCATCCTTGGCTGGAACTCCCTCTCTTCATCATTCTACTGGTAACATATCCACTGGCCATGTTGGGAAACATTGCCATCATTCTGGTGTCCATATTAGACCCCCATCTCCACAGtcccatgtatttcttcctcacCAATCTCTCCTTTCTGGACATGTGCTACACCACAAGCATTGTGCCTCAGATGCTAACCAACCTTGGAGGATCAACAAAGACCATCAGCTACATGAGGTGTGTAGTACAGCTTTATTTCTTCCACACAGTGGGGGGCACAGAGTGTGTCCTCCTGGCTCTTATGTCCTTTGACCGCTATGTTGCCATCTGCAAACCTCTGCACTACACCCTTATCATGAATCAGCGTACCTGCCTCCTGTTAGTGTCCACCGTGCGGCTAACAGGAATTACCTATGCTGTCTCAGAGGTCACAATGACACTGAAATTGCCACTGTGTGGACACAATAAGCTGGATCATTTGTTATGTGAGATTCCAGTTCTGATAAAAACTGCCTGTGGTGAAAAGGAGACTAATGAGCTTGCTCTCTCTGTGGTATGCATATTTTTCTTAGCTGTTCCCTTGTGCTTAATTCTTGCCTCCTATGCTTGTATTGGACATTCTGTTCTGAAAATCAAGTCttcagagggaaggaaaaaggcctTTGGGACATGCTCCTCTCATCTCATAGTAGTTCTCTTATTCTATGGCCCGGGCATTAGCATGTATCTTCAGCCACCCTCCTCTATTACAAAAGACCAACCCAAATTCATGGCTCTTTTCTATGGAGTCCTACTCTGA
- the LOC101997891 gene encoding olfactory receptor 2J3-like, with product MEKINASSEGYFILLGFSKWPHLEVVLFVVILIFYLATLTGNLFIIILSHLDSHLHTPMYFFLSNLSALDICYTTSSVPQLLFNLWGPQKTISYAGCMFQLYFVLALGTTECVLLVVMSYDRYAAVCKPLRYCVLMNPRFCHMLAATSWICGFLDSALHSLLTFWVPLCGNHQVDHFFCEVPALLQLSCVDTRTNEMTLLVASSLFVLIPLILIFTSYGAIAQAVLKMHSNTGFQKAFGTCGAHLMVVCLFFIPAMCIYLQPPTENSQDQAKFIALFYTVVTPSLNPLIYTLRNKDVRGAVRRLMSQ from the coding sequence ATGGAAAAAATCAATGCAAGTTCTGAAGGGTACTTCATTCTTCTGGGTTTTTCTAAGTGGCCTCACCTGGAAGTAGTTCTTTTTGTGGTGATCTTGATATTCTACTTGGCAACATTGACAGGAAATCTCTTCATTATCATCCTGTCACACTTAGATTCACACCTCCATAcgcccatgtacttcttcctgtCAAATCTCTCAGCCCTGGATATCTGCTACACTACTAGTTCTGTCCCTCAGCTGCTATTCAACCTCTGGGGCCCACAGAAGACGATATCTTATGCTGGTTGTATGTTCCAACTCTATTTTGTCCTTGCTTTGGGTACCACAGAGTGTGTTCTTTTGGTGGTGATGTCCTATGATCGCTATGCAGCTGTGTGCAAACCCTTACGTTACTGTGTCCTCATGAATCCTCGTTTCTGTCACATGCTAGCAGCAACCTCCTGGATATGTGGCTTTTTGGACTCAGCACTTCATTCTCTCCTCACTTTCTGGGTACCTCTGTGTGGAAATCACCAAGTAGATCACTTCTTTTGTGAAGTCCCAGCACTGCTCCAGTTATCCTGTGTTGACACGAGAACTAATGAGATGACTCTACTGGTTGCAAGCTCTCTTTTTGTCCTCATCCCGCTCATTCTTATTTTCACTTCCTACGGTGCTATTGCTCAAGCTGTCCTAAAGATGCACTCAAACACGGGATTTCAGAAAGCATTTGGAACCTGTGGAGCCCATCTTATGGTTGTATGCCTTTTTTTCATTCCAGCCATGTGCATTTATCTTCAGCCTccaacagaaaattctcaagatCAAGCCAAGTTCATTGCCCTCTTCTATACTGTCGTCACACCTAGCCTGAACCCTCTCATCTATACTCTGAGAAACAAAGATGTCAGAGGGGCAGTAAGGAGGCTAATGAGTCAGTAG